The Alteromonas gilva genome has a window encoding:
- a CDS encoding protein adenylyltransferase SelO, which translates to MTDTLNKSGKINRLVDFAKLTDYSLLDTLSPDPQSTESGDDYDPRQVFSGHYVPVKPTPLNDPLYLAHSKALFEELGLDDALAHTDEFVRLFSGDMTQVPEPMKKTGWATGYALSIYGTEYIQQCPFQTGNGYGDGRAMSVVELVANGKRWEMQLKGGGRTPYCRGADGRAVLRSSVREFLAQEHMHALGVSTSRSLSLIMSQTDTVERPWYLEGSTSENPEILVTNPVAITTRVAPSFLRVGQLELFARRARSHQHDNAMSELKALVQHVIKREYPNEIAPSQPFDKQILQLADAFSRRLTSLMANWLRVGYCQGNFNSDNCAAGGYTLDYGPFGFCEKFDPMFQPWTGGGQHFSFFNQPVAAFKNFEMFCRALAPLIADNTGQIKALETVLNDFPKLVDAQINAMWAKKLGLAAFDSDLVTSLFKLMTRTEVDYTMFFRELSSLPDSVSGISKSFYKPVDDSLSNDWDKWLATWRSQALNHANPGEVSAQMKRVNPKYTWREWLVVPAYQQAASGDTTLIDELQQVLTRPYDEQSAAIEQKYYQLRPDEYMRAGGVSHYSCSS; encoded by the coding sequence ATGACAGACACATTGAACAAGTCAGGCAAGATAAACCGTCTTGTCGATTTTGCAAAACTTACCGATTACTCCCTGCTTGATACGTTATCGCCTGATCCGCAGTCCACAGAGTCCGGCGACGATTATGATCCCAGGCAGGTATTTTCGGGTCACTATGTACCGGTGAAGCCCACCCCGCTTAATGACCCCTTGTATTTGGCGCACAGCAAAGCTCTGTTCGAAGAGCTGGGACTTGATGATGCGCTGGCGCACACCGATGAGTTTGTTCGTTTATTTTCCGGCGATATGACGCAGGTGCCTGAGCCCATGAAGAAGACTGGCTGGGCCACAGGTTATGCCTTATCGATTTACGGCACCGAGTATATTCAGCAGTGTCCGTTTCAGACAGGTAACGGTTATGGTGATGGTCGGGCCATGTCGGTTGTGGAGTTGGTTGCCAACGGCAAACGATGGGAAATGCAACTAAAAGGCGGTGGGCGTACGCCGTACTGCCGCGGCGCTGATGGACGGGCAGTGCTGCGTTCGAGTGTCAGAGAGTTTTTAGCCCAGGAGCACATGCATGCCTTAGGGGTCAGCACATCCCGCTCTCTGAGTTTAATCATGTCGCAAACCGATACGGTTGAACGCCCGTGGTACCTTGAAGGTTCAACGTCTGAAAATCCTGAAATACTGGTAACGAATCCGGTTGCGATTACCACCCGTGTTGCCCCGTCTTTTCTGCGCGTTGGGCAACTGGAGCTGTTTGCGCGGCGCGCTCGCAGTCATCAACACGACAACGCCATGTCAGAGCTTAAAGCGCTTGTGCAGCATGTGATTAAACGCGAATATCCTAATGAAATTGCCCCCTCACAACCCTTTGATAAGCAGATCCTGCAACTTGCCGATGCCTTTTCTCGGCGATTAACGTCGCTGATGGCCAACTGGCTGCGTGTCGGGTATTGCCAGGGGAATTTTAACAGTGATAACTGCGCAGCGGGTGGCTACACGCTGGACTATGGCCCATTTGGGTTTTGCGAGAAATTCGATCCGATGTTTCAGCCCTGGACAGGCGGCGGCCAGCACTTTTCGTTTTTTAATCAGCCTGTCGCAGCCTTTAAAAACTTTGAAATGTTCTGCCGCGCACTGGCCCCACTCATAGCGGATAATACCGGGCAAATAAAGGCACTGGAAACCGTGCTGAACGATTTTCCAAAACTCGTTGATGCCCAAATTAACGCCATGTGGGCAAAAAAGCTTGGGCTAGCCGCCTTTGATAGTGATCTCGTGACGTCATTGTTTAAGCTAATGACTCGCACCGAGGTGGATTACACCATGTTCTTTCGTGAACTGTCTTCGCTGCCTGATAGTGTGTCCGGTATTAGTAAGAGTTTTTATAAGCCCGTTGATGATTCGCTGTCAAACGACTGGGATAAATGGTTAGCAACCTGGCGCAGCCAGGCACTTAATCATGCAAACCCCGGTGAGGTGTCAGCGCAGATGAAACGAGTCAACCCCAAGTACACCTGGCGGGAGTGGTTAGTTGTGCCAGCGTATCAGCAAGCGGCGAGCGGTGACACGACACTGATTGATGAGCTACAGCAGGTGCTTACCCGGCCTTACGATGAACAATCCGCAGCAATTGAACAGAAGTATTATCAATTGCGCCCTGATGAGTATATGCGGGCGGGTGGCGTTTCGCATTACAGCTGCTCTTCTTAG